ATCTCGTTACTTGGAGCAGTAAGAAGTAAGGAGTTGTGGCTAAAAACAGTACTGAAGCTGAATACAGGGCCATGATTTTGGGAATCTATGAAGAAAGCTAGCTTCAGAAGGTGTTGTTTGATCTTTTCGATAGGACTATGAGGTGCCTGTGAAACTATTCTGCGATAACAAGGTAGCTATTAGCATTGCCAATAACCTAGTCCAACATGAGAGAACTAAACATGTGGAGATTAACAGACACTTTATCAAAGAAAGACCGGACAATGGTAGCATTTGCATTCCTGACATACTCTCAAACCAACAAATTGCTGATATTCTCACAAAGGGGGGCTCCTCAGACAAAACTTTGATTCATATGTTAGCAAGTTGAGTTTAGGATATAGGGTTCcctaactttttattattttaacaagGCTCGTGTTGCCTGTAAATATTTCTCACCTTTATtatcataagaaaataataaaaaacatcaacatcgtggtttttctccttgTATTAGGGTTTTTACGTAAATTTGTGTTCGTTCTATGTCTCTACTTTCAATagtaacaaatgaaaaaaatgtccaGTGAAAGCTAACTATTCTCCCTGCCTTTCTCTAGACACTTACATTCCCAAGAAAGACTCTTTTATTCCTCCACATCACGatctttctttcatcttcaGGAGGATACAAAAGGACATCGTCCAAGATTGTCTTTGATGCTAGTTAATGTTCCAATATTGCATGTTTCTTCATCTATGCATTATTAATACATGTCTATTTTGGCctttatattattcttatgTTTCTGTTTGTAGGATGAAGTTCATGAAAGGGACCGTTACTCTGACTTCATTCTAACAATTTTGAGGTATACTAATGTTGATTCTCTCTCATGTGTATTTATTACTTGtttctttttgaatttttttgacaaaaaaagaaattagtctGAAATACTAACTTTTCGtgagaaattgaaagaagatgagaaatgTTGTCCCACAATACTTGTTCTCTCCCTTGCTGATTTGTTATTCTGTTGttatgtcaaaaaaaaaaagaaaaaaaaaagaaaatctataGTTGTTATGCACAGGAATTCTTTGATAAGAAACTCTATCTAGAAGCCAAGAGGAACTGAAAGAAATGGTTCTTGATGTCTTTCAATATTTGGATGGTATATGGTTAagtttttttctatcaaattaTCCATATTGACATACAAGTAGTTTTCTTCCACCATCCACAacatttgctacttttgcaatttgcTAGGTAGTAAAGACATTTCTTCTAACAGTGTGTGTGACTGTTGAGTCAACCTGCGTTAGGCTTTTACTTGGTCATGAACATATGCTAGAAAGTCTAAATTATGCATGTATGGGTATTTAGACTTCTATAAGCAAGGTACCAAAGAAAGATCTTTACTTTCTTGGGAATTTTAAGCTTCCTGACAAGGTTGGCCACTGGGAAGTTGTTTTCCGTGATCCCCTTAATGAAGTTTAGGAACGTAGACTTGGTGCATCCATATCAATCCAAAGTTTGTGTTTCTTTCACAGTTTCACCTTTGTCCTCCACTTTGGGAttccttattttattaaaagttctgtgtatttttctttactcttTTTCTTACTTGTTTGCAGAGACTTGCTTCCATCATATCCTCATTTAAGGCTGGTTAGTTCTATTCTTCTTTGGTTTTACTTGAgcttttttccccttttacTATTCACACTGctattcaaattattcataCTTCTCTTGTAATTGTAGAAAACGAGACAATTTAGAAGATTTATGGTGGCTTGTCATTTGCTATGACTGAGATGCatacttttgttttatatcTTGACAGATACTCATGAGTGCTACAATTGATGCTGAAcggttttcaaaatattttggagGCTGTCCAATCATCAGCGTTCCTGGATTCACCTATCCTGTAAACCTTCCACTCTGATCTTGTAGTTTTGAATTGGTATGTAATTTAGGGCCCTATTCTAATACTTAAATATTCAGGTAAAAAATTTCTATCTGGAGGATGTACTTTCTATAGTGAAATCTTCGGAAGAGAACCACCTTGATGATAGTATAGTGGGTGTTTCAGATGGGGAACCTGAGCTAACTGAAGAAGACAAGCTTGATTTGGATGAATCGATTGACATGGCTTGGTTGAATGACGAATTTGATCCCCTTTTGGAATTGGTTGCTTCTGGTGGATcctctcaaattttcaattatcaGCATTCCGTGACTGGGCTAACACCTCTAATGGTTCTTGCTGGAAAGGGTAGAGTTTCCGATGTTTGCATGCTGCTTTCTTTTGGTGCTACGTGTGAATTACAGGCCAAGGATGGCTCAACTGCATTGGAATTGGCTGAACGAGGAGATCAGAAAGAAACTGCTGAAGCAATCAGAAAACATCTGGAAAGTTCCATGTCCAACTCCAAGGAAGAACGTCGGTTGATTGGTGCATATCTTGCAAAAAATTCTAATTCTGTTGATGTTCGTCTTATAGAGCAGTTGTTAGGAAAAATATGTCTTGATTCAAAAGAAGGAGCTATTCTTGTTTTCCTTCCTGGGTGGGATGACATTAGCAAGACTCGAGAAAGATTATCAATCAATCCTCTTTTCAAAGATGCATCAAAATTTCTGATAATCTCTCTTCATTCAATGGTTCCTTCTAAAGAGCAAAAGAAGGTATTCAGACGACCTCCTCCTGGTTGTCGCAAAATTATTCTGTCCACTAATATTGCTGAAACGGCCATTACAATTGATGATGTGGTTTATGTTATAGACAGTGGatggatgaaagaaaaaagttatgatcCTTACAGTAATGTTTCTACTTTTCAATCATCTTGGATATCAAAGGCTAGTGCCAAGCAGCGTGAGGGTCGTGCAGGTCGCTGTCAGCCTGGGATATGCTATCACCTTTATTCAAAGTTCCGTGCATCGTCTCTTCCTGATTTTCAAGTTCCTGAAATTAAGAGAATGCCAATAGAGGAACTCTGTTTGCAGGTGAACTTTTCCTAGTTCTTAGCAATATTTACTAAGATCGCATAACCATTCTCTCTAAAACATAATTGTATGTTAAACCTGCCTGTTGATTTGTTATTCTGTTGCATAATTGTACCAAAGCTTAATGTGACTGAGTGGTTGTGAGAAGACAGTGGCATTGAACTCAACTGATTTGCTAACCATTGTTGACAGTAAAAACGACCACTCACAGTGAATAgtacattgttttttttccttaaaaccACAGGGaatatatgaattaatttcattaaattttgacCAACTGATTTTGGATCTCAGTTCTATATTTTCCTTATTATGCATACTAGATAAGTTGATATGTGGTTGGATCTAAGCTATTCCTAATTTTAGAATCCcctttgatttatttttgcCCATGCAAATTGTTTCCAGAGGGATATGTGTTCTTTTCAGATATAGTCTGATTATGTGCTTTTTTGAAGTATTAGAAACgccttttttaatattgaatatGTATTCTTCACTTCAGCATTCCCTTgtttaatagttttaattgtgtatttattttacaGGTGAAATTGCTTGATCCCAATTGTAAAATAGAGGATTTCTTGCAGAAGACTTTGGATCCTCCAGTTTTTGATACTATCCGTAATGCAATCTTAGTCCTTCAGGATATTGGGGCTTTGTCACTAGATGAGAAACTGACTGAGCTGGGGAAGAAATTAGGTTCATTGCCTGTCCATCCAGTAACAAGCAAGATGCTTATCTTCGCCATACTGATGAACTGCCTTGGTCCTGCTCTAACTCTGGCTTGTGCTTCGGACTACAAGGACCCTTTCACTCTTCCAATGTTACCAAGTGAACGAAAGAAAGCTGCTGCTGCTAAAGCTGAGCTTGCTTCTTTGTATGGTGGGCATAGTGATCAACTGGCCGTTGTAGCTGCATTTGATTGCTGGAAAAATGTTAAAGGAAGGGGTCAAGAGGTACGTTTCTGTTCTAAATACTACATCTCTTCGAGCACTATGACTATGTTATCTGGCATGCGGAGACAACTTGAGATGGAACTAGTTCAAAATGGTTTTATACCTGAGGATGTTTCAACTTGCAACTTGAATGCTTGTGACCCTGGCATACTCCACGCTGTCCTTGTAGCTGGTTTATATCCAATGGTGGGAAGATTACTTCCACCCCAGAAAAAGGGAAAGCGGGCTGTAGTTGAAACTGGTTCAGGGAGCAGAGTTCTTTTACACCCACAATCCCTTAACTTTGAACTATCACTCAAGCAAACGGATAGTCATCCTCTAATTGTTTACGATGAGGTAACCCGAGGGGACGGTGGTACACACATTAGAAACTGCACTATTGTTGGGCCTCTCCCATTATTAATGGTTGCAAAGGACATTGCTGTTGCCCCTGCTAAGGAGAGTAATAATCGTAAAGGTGGTAccaaaaataagaataaaggCAATGGTAAAGCTGGTATAGATGAAACTGCTCAAGAGAAAATggatatagaaaataaatcaaatcaacaGCCAGAAGAGATGATTATGTCCTCCCCAGATAACTCAGTAACTGTGGTTGTTGACCGTTGGCTGCAGTTTTGGTCAAAGGCACTTGATATTGCTCAGTTATACTGCTTGAGAGAGCGATTATCTTCAGCAATCTTATTCAAAGTAGGTGGTTATAGACTTGTATTCATGGTTTTAAACTTTCTCGCACTTTCTGCATTATTGTAATAACTTTTTACTGCGTTTCAGGTAAAGCATCCAAATGGAGTTCTTCCTCCTGTTCTTGGTGCCTCTATGCATGCCTTGGCTTGCATTTTATCTTATGATGGCTTATCTGGTATTTCATTAGAATCAGTAGAAATGTTGACGTCGATGGTAAATGCGACTGAAATTGGCCATTTTGCACCTGGGAGGTCCATAGGAACACATAAGAAAGTAAGTTGGTTTCATAAATTGCATCCAAATTATAACGATTTTACTGTTCCCGAAGCTAATGGAACATCAATTTTGAATGATCCATTAAGTCAGAATCTTTTACCAACACCTGATTTTAGAACAGCAAACCCAAGTGACCCATCAAGCCCTTATGTTAGGACTTCACCCAATTCAGTCTATGCAAGGTCAACACCACAGTCACAGAGAGAGCATAAGCCTTTCAAGCTGGGAAAACTCTCTCGAGACCAAGATGCTgcgcagcagcagcagcagcagcagcagcagcagcagcacgTTCAAGAGCACAACACACGTAAACAAAGAAAGTCCCACAAGGAGCGCATGGCAGCTAAACAACAGAAGCCTCCATCAGGAGACCTCAGTTTAAATGGGTATGGGTTAAATACATATGGACCATACGGCCCTCGGGGTATCTCTCTAAAGCGGCCTCGTGGTAATGGTGTGGGTTAACATCCAACATCTTacataaaaaaagtaaacaagtAATCTTCAGGTGACTGAACTTGGTGGATGTATTGTAATAGCTCCAGATGAGCATCCTATGGTGATGTGTGGCTTCCCTGTTGTCTCTGACCAATTATTAATTGAAACTATGACGCTCAGTTTTGACTGGAGGTAAAGCCATTACCTTGCATCTTTGGCTTAGCTTATTTCATGATCTTTTTCTTAGTGATTTTTTGGTGTCCAACAACAGTTCTTTGTGGTAATCTTGTCAGCCAGCATcttattatttgtttcaatttttccttGTTGCTCTTCGACAGATGTCTAGTGGTTCAGGCCTCAGGGGAATGGAACTCTGCTGCTTTTGTAGATGAAACAAAGCATCATAAGAATCCATCGATTATAGTTCGCTTTCCGGTACAATTGTAATTATAGTAGATTACAGGGTTCGGTTTTTGCCTTTCCAAGCATCAATGCAATACAGGCTCATTTGGGTATATCGTTCTGGGTTTCAGCACATTAGAACAGATGTGTTAGTATAATGATGTTATTATCAATGAGAGGATATGTGCGTCCTTCCTTATAACTCTTCTCAATTCTCTTTCTGTATACAGATCTCACTGACTTGCCATGCTATGAGAGATTGGGACTAGCTTATGGCTCTTTAGTAGTATGTTCTCTCTGCCATGTCATAAACTGAGAAATTTACTCATTTGTTTTTAGATGATCTGATAGATATAAAACTCTTCTGCACAATTTGGCCCTGTATTGTCTCCCTTTATTGTCATTTTCATCATGGTCTCCAACCAAAAACCTTGCTTGTGAAAATGGGTAAACATTTGATTTCTACAAATCAAGCTTATACATATTCATTCCACCTCTAAATTTCTTAAGATGCTACCTACTTTTATTCATATTGGTTATTAAGAACcatgttaaattttgaaaactaaaatcaaaccaaatcttTTACGATTGATGACTACCACATAGGGCTGTGATTCTTTGAAGATTGGCAAACCAGGTGAGTCTAAAGTGTATTTTCTCTGATCTTTTTCcatctaatt
This is a stretch of genomic DNA from Cucumis sativus cultivar 9930 chromosome 4, Cucumber_9930_V3, whole genome shotgun sequence. It encodes these proteins:
- the LOC101221870 gene encoding DExH-box ATP-dependent RNA helicase DExH6 isoform X1 — protein: MTKKKQKKGVQKPKCKLNSNVGSAITQALQRFCLTHDEVFTFEADLSKRERALVHEVCRKMGMTSKSSGHGDQRRVSVYKSKLQMETVKFSEKTKTVLDDLFSMYPPDDGELGKETVGNHHKKADKPRRRKDDIFWRPSMTKEELTKKVGSYTLKNVANMKKISERSKLPIASFEDVITSTVESHQVVLISGETGCGKTTQVPQFLLDYMWGKGETCKIVCTQPRRISAVSVSERISYERGENVGSDIGYKIRLESKGGRHSSIVLCTNGILLRVLISEGLGKLTMEASRKSRKNVVSDLTHIIVDEVHERDRYSDFILTILRDLLPSYPHLRLILMSATIDAERFSKYFGGCPIISVPGFTYPVKNFYLEDVLSIVKSSEENHLDDSIVGVSDGEPELTEEDKLDLDESIDMAWLNDEFDPLLELVASGGSSQIFNYQHSVTGLTPLMVLAGKGRVSDVCMLLSFGATCELQAKDGSTALELAERGDQKETAEAIRKHLESSMSNSKEERRLIGAYLAKNSNSVDVRLIEQLLGKICLDSKEGAILVFLPGWDDISKTRERLSINPLFKDASKFLIISLHSMVPSKEQKKVFRRPPPGCRKIILSTNIAETAITIDDVVYVIDSGWMKEKSYDPYSNVSTFQSSWISKASAKQREGRAGRCQPGICYHLYSKFRASSLPDFQVPEIKRMPIEELCLQVKLLDPNCKIEDFLQKTLDPPVFDTIRNAILVLQDIGALSLDEKLTELGKKLGSLPVHPVTSKMLIFAILMNCLGPALTLACASDYKDPFTLPMLPSERKKAAAAKAELASLYGGHSDQLAVVAAFDCWKNVKGRGQEVRFCSKYYISSSTMTMLSGMRRQLEMELVQNGFIPEDVSTCNLNACDPGILHAVLVAGLYPMVGRLLPPQKKGKRAVVETGSGSRVLLHPQSLNFELSLKQTDSHPLIVYDEVTRGDGGTHIRNCTIVGPLPLLMVAKDIAVAPAKESNNRKGGTKNKNKGNGKAGIDETAQEKMDIENKSNQQPEEMIMSSPDNSVTVVVDRWLQFWSKALDIAQLYCLRERLSSAILFKVKHPNGVLPPVLGASMHALACILSYDGLSGISLESVEMLTSMVNATEIGHFAPGRSIGTHKKVSWFHKLHPNYNDFTVPEANGTSILNDPLSQNLLPTPDFRTANPSDPSSPYVRTSPNSVYARSTPQSQREHKPFKLGKLSRDQDAAQQQQQQQQQQQHVQEHNTRKQRKSHKERMAAKQQKPPSGDLSLNGYGLNTYGPYGPRGISLKRPRGNGVG
- the LOC101221870 gene encoding DExH-box ATP-dependent RNA helicase DExH6 isoform X3, which codes for MNKSDEVYWFYAISERSKLPIASFEDVITSTVESHQVVLISGETGCGKTTQVPQFLLDYMWGKGETCKIVCTQPRRISAVSVSERISYERGENVGSDIGYKIRLESKGGRHSSIVLCTNGILLRVLISEGLGKLTMEASRKSRKNVVSDLTHIIVDEVHERDRYSDFILTILRDLLPSYPHLRLILMSATIDAERFSKYFGGCPIISVPGFTYPVKNFYLEDVLSIVKSSEENHLDDSIVGVSDGEPELTEEDKLDLDESIDMAWLNDEFDPLLELVASGGSSQIFNYQHSVTGLTPLMVLAGKGRVSDVCMLLSFGATCELQAKDGSTALELAERGDQKETAEAIRKHLESSMSNSKEERRLIGAYLAKNSNSVDVRLIEQLLGKICLDSKEGAILVFLPGWDDISKTRERLSINPLFKDASKFLIISLHSMVPSKEQKKVFRRPPPGCRKIILSTNIAETAITIDDVVYVIDSGWMKEKSYDPYSNVSTFQSSWISKASAKQREGRAGRCQPGICYHLYSKFRASSLPDFQVPEIKRMPIEELCLQVKLLDPNCKIEDFLQKTLDPPVFDTIRNAILVLQDIGALSLDEKLTELGKKLGSLPVHPVTSKMLIFAILMNCLGPALTLACASDYKDPFTLPMLPSERKKAAAAKAELASLYGGHSDQLAVVAAFDCWKNVKGRGQEVRFCSKYYISSSTMTMLSGMRRQLEMELVQNGFIPEDVSTCNLNACDPGILHAVLVAGLYPMVGRLLPPQKKGKRAVVETGSGSRVLLHPQSLNFELSLKQTDSHPLIVYDEVTRGDGGTHIRNCTIVGPLPLLMVAKDIAVAPAKESNNRKGGTKNKNKGNGKAGIDETAQEKMDIENKSNQQPEEMIMSSPDNSVTVVVDRWLQFWSKALDIAQLYCLRERLSSAILFKVKHPNGVLPPVLGASMHALACILSYDGLSGISLESVEMLTSMVNATEIGHFAPGRSIGTHKKVSWFHKLHPNYNDFTVPEANGTSILNDPLSQNLLPTPDFRTANPSDPSSPYVRTSPNSVYARSTPQSQREHKPFKLGKLSRDQDAAQQQQQQQQQQQHVQEHNTRKQRKSHKERMAAKQQKPPSGDLSLNGYGLNTYGPYGPRGISLKRPRGNGVG
- the LOC101221870 gene encoding DExH-box ATP-dependent RNA helicase DExH6 isoform X4, which codes for MWGKGETCKIVCTQPRRISAVSVSERISYERGENVGSDIGYKIRLESKGGRHSSIVLCTNGILLRVLISEGLGKLTMEASRKSRKNVVSDLTHIIVDEVHERDRYSDFILTILRDLLPSYPHLRLILMSATIDAERFSKYFGGCPIISVPGFTYPVKNFYLEDVLSIVKSSEENHLDDSIVGVSDGEPELTEEDKLDLDESIDMAWLNDEFDPLLELVASGGSSQIFNYQHSVTGLTPLMVLAGKGRVSDVCMLLSFGATCELQAKDGSTALELAERGDQKETAEAIRKHLESSMSNSKEERRLIGAYLAKNSNSVDVRLIEQLLGKICLDSKEGAILVFLPGWDDISKTRERLSINPLFKDASKFLIISLHSMVPSKEQKKVFRRPPPGCRKIILSTNIAETAITIDDVVYVIDSGWMKEKSYDPYSNVSTFQSSWISKASAKQREGRAGRCQPGICYHLYSKFRASSLPDFQVPEIKRMPIEELCLQVKLLDPNCKIEDFLQKTLDPPVFDTIRNAILVLQDIGALSLDEKLTELGKKLGSLPVHPVTSKMLIFAILMNCLGPALTLACASDYKDPFTLPMLPSERKKAAAAKAELASLYGGHSDQLAVVAAFDCWKNVKGRGQEVRFCSKYYISSSTMTMLSGMRRQLEMELVQNGFIPEDVSTCNLNACDPGILHAVLVAGLYPMVGRLLPPQKKGKRAVVETGSGSRVLLHPQSLNFELSLKQTDSHPLIVYDEVTRGDGGTHIRNCTIVGPLPLLMVAKDIAVAPAKESNNRKGGTKNKNKGNGKAGIDETAQEKMDIENKSNQQPEEMIMSSPDNSVTVVVDRWLQFWSKALDIAQLYCLRERLSSAILFKVKHPNGVLPPVLGASMHALACILSYDGLSGISLESVEMLTSMVNATEIGHFAPGRSIGTHKKVSWFHKLHPNYNDFTVPEANGTSILNDPLSQNLLPTPDFRTANPSDPSSPYVRTSPNSVYARSTPQSQREHKPFKLGKLSRDQDAAQQQQQQQQQQQHVQEHNTRKQRKSHKERMAAKQQKPPSGDLSLNGYGLNTYGPYGPRGISLKRPRGNGVG
- the LOC101221870 gene encoding DExH-box ATP-dependent RNA helicase DExH6 isoform X2, with amino-acid sequence MTKKKQKKGVQKPKCKLNSNVGSAITQALQRFCLTHDEVFTFEADLSKRERALVHEVCRKMGMTSKSSGHGDQRRVSVYKSKLQMETVKFSEKTKTVLDDLFSMYPPDDGELGKETVGNHHKKADKPRRRKDDIFWRPSMTKEELTKKVGSYTLKNVANMKKISERSKLPIASFEDVITSTVESHQVVLISGETGCGKTTQVPQFLLDYMWGKGETCKIVCTQPRRISAVSVSERISYERGENVGSDIGYKIRLESKGGRHSSIVLCTNGILLRVLISEGLGKLTMEASRKSRKNVVSDLTHIIVDEVHERDRYSDFILTILRDLLPSYPHLRLILMSATIDAERFSKYFGGCPIISVPGFTYPVKNFYLEDVLSIVKSSEENHLDDSIVGVSDGEPELTEEDKLDLDESIDMAWLNDEFDPLLELVASGGSSQIFNYQHSVTGLTPLMVLAGKGRVSDVCMLLSFGATCELQAKDGSTALELAERGDQKETAEAIRKHLESSMSNSKEERRLIGAYLAKNSNSVDVRLIEQLLGKICLDSKEGAILVFLPGWDDISKTRERLSINPLFKDASKFLIISLHSMVPSKEQKKVFRRPPPGCRKIILSTNIAETAITIDDVVYVIDSGWMKEKSYDPYSNVSTFQSSWISKASAKQREGRAGRCQPGICYHLYSKFRASSLPDFQVPEIKRMPIEELCLQVKLLDPNCKIEDFLQKTLDPPVFDTIRNAILVLQDIGALSLDEKLTELGKKLGSLPVHPVTSKMLIFAILMNCLGPALTLACASDYKDPFTLPMLPSERKKAAAAKAELASLYGGHSDQLAVVAAFDCWKNVKGRGQEVRFCSKYYISSSTMTMLSGMRRQLEMELVQNGFIPEDVSTCNLNACDPGILHAVLVAGLYPMVGRLLPPQKKGKRAVVETGSGSRVLLHPQSLNFELSLKQTDSHPLIVYDEVTRGDGGTHIRNCTIVGPLPLLMVAKDIAVAPAKESNNRKGGTKNKNKGNGKAGIDETAQEKMDIENKSNQQPEEMIMSSPDNSVTVVVDRWLQFWSKALDIAQLYCLRERLSSAILFKVKHPNGVLPPVLGASMHALACILSYDGLSGISLESVEMLTSMVNATEIGHFAPGRSIGTHKKQTQVTHQALMLGLHPIQSMQGQHHSHRESISLSSWENSLETKMLRSSSSSSSSSSSTFKSTTHVNKESPTRSAWQLNNRSLHQETSV